Genomic segment of Anguilla rostrata isolate EN2019 chromosome 13, ASM1855537v3, whole genome shotgun sequence:
ACGTGAGTGATCTCCAAATACCCTTACCTTTCAAATTTGCTGCCCGAATCTTTTAATGACTTCTTTAATATTAATTCACAAATCCTTTCATAGAAAAGACATTCTGATAACCTTCATCTCCCCCTCTGCCACACTACACCATCAATTCTCAATCAGTTATAGAGGTTCCTTACTCTGGAATTCCTGCCTTCATATTGTCAAAACATCATCCATCCACACGTGTTCAAGAAACAATGACATTTCTCTAAATGTCTGGACAAACAGGGAGTCAAAACGGTCCTTCATAAGTGctacagtattattttttaagctgGACATTGTACCCTCAGAAGTGCTACCATACAgtaaacattcataaatgcttatgtAAAACTGGCACATGGTGATTTATATGACCACTGTTGCAGCAAGTCACATTACTATGGAATATAAAGCAACACATAATACGCCATGCTATTGCAGTTATTTAATTGATAAACAGCTATGAATATGTATGCACCGCTTGTGAAGGTGCTATGTCATGATTGTATAGGACTTCAATAACTCTTACATCAACTTGCAATATGTATGAACTCTATATGGCCATGGAAACAGGCCAGGCTAATCATAATTGATAGCAGCCACAATTGTGATATCTTTTTCACAAATGCTCATcatattaaaaagttacacagTCCAAATCCACCTGTAGAttttttcaattacatttttcacaggCAGGTGGACAAACAAACAAGGGCAAtcaagtttgtgtgtgtctgttctgatAATGAGTTTATGGAATACCATCGAAAGAGAAGTGGGTtggtacccagggaggtcatAGAGACAccttcagatttggagattagggacactagatGATGTTGAAAACTATCTACTGTACACGTACTGTCCTTTTGCTGAGACCTTTTGAAATAGTGTTGAATATTTGTTAGTGTTAAAAATATGCTGCTTGAGGGGGAAAGTAGAGGAAGGTATGCACATGCAATGCAGAAAACGATTTGTGTCCAGACAgttattttgtgtgattttccAGTACCCAACAGAAGATTTAACAAATCTtcaaaaatatccttcactTCAGGCAAATTTCCCATGTAGATGATTTCCTATGAACTGATCCATACAAACTATTTTCCCACAGTGAAAAAATCagcctcattttctttttctttctggggGAAGAGGAGTGGTGCAGAGGGATATAAACCACTCAccgtgattgtttttttttcattacaagATGACTGCGGGGCATGGCTGCTTGAGTTAAATCAAATCATCTGGGAAGCATATAGTGGGGCTGCAGACCATCTCAATGGCATTTTGCTCCACTCCAAAGAATGAGGAGGGGCTTCGTCTGGCTCCAAGAATGAGGAAGGGGTGATTTTTTGCCAAATTCAAGAAGGAGATAAGGAGCATTGGCCATCAGAAGTACTGCAGTACTGGTTTTGGCCTCAATACTGCGATGCATACACATTGTAATACGTCAGAATGACAGGCATGTCAACCTAGGTACTTGCACTGCAAGACCCCAGGACCAGAAGCCCCACTCTGAGTTGTGTGCTCTGTGACAGGAAGGTTAAATAAGCTCAACATATCCAGAAACACGGAAGAGAATGTCCTGGCAAGTAAAGAAAGGGTGAGAAAGAATGCTTTCATGTTCTCACCAACTTGTTGGAAGACCTCTTTTTAGAAAATGGAACAATTGTATCTATAGTAAATCAAGTATAGCATAAAACTGCCAAAAGAACACTGACATGCAGTGGAAATAAATCAACAACTTGTTGCTTACAAAAGGCTGTCTTTTTATGAGCAGGTACTCCTTGGCAGGGACACACGGTGGACTGTGTTGGGGCACACCACCAAACAATGGCATGCGACTGCTTTCTTCAGTTTGGCCAGTTTGAGTCTGCCTTTAGTGCCCAAAAGCTCAATGATAAAACATTCTTTGCACGTTTCACACATTGGGACTCCCCAAACACCTCCATTTTCAGGACCAGTGACCTTATCTGACCTGCACGGAAACAGTCTGCTCAAGACATTAGTCCACTGGCACATCGGGAAGCACCTCCATGGTCTGAGTGTTATGAACTCCATATGGAAGTAGCTCTGGAAATCTGGAGAGCCATGTTAAAGTGCTCCTTGTTTCATCTGTAAGGAGTTACTCTCGAAAACTCTGTCCTCTCAAAACAACATTGCTTTGATCTCTCTTCACTCTGCAAAGCAAGTCTGAAATGCATCTCAGAGCAGCAGCATTTGGCTTAATGTTATTTAGCTACGTGATGAAAGCAGGATATGGATGTCCCAAGATATGGTTAACACTGCCAGAGCTTGGTAAACCATACACAATTATGGACACAGTTTTAATGTTGCTTAGTGAATGGCAAAAATGGTTGTAATAACAATTCTAAGACAAAGGATCATTTTCTCTACAGAATATACTGGAAGCACTTAGTCAGGACATATTTATGAACATGGGAAATGGAGGCTACTGTATGTAACACAGGTTTAATAAGCTTATTAGTGCTCACCAACAGAAAATGTAGAACCTTCCAGTTGATTGTATTTATGAAAGAAATCTCAAGCCAGTTAATTTCTTGGCTCcttttgtctgtttctgtgacTCAAcatcagcaccacggacagacCCTTTACTGCCAGGAACCAGTGGTAACTTAAAACACAGTACTAAACAAAGCTATCTTCTACCTATTTCCAATCACTGCTCTGAAAAAATATACAGCGAATTAATCTACACAAGTGATCTAAAATGTTGCTGAATCTCAATTCCTTATTTTTCAGACTCAATTACgtttatgcattattattttgtgtttttttttttcaatgttcatGTATGCCTGATCTGTCAATCCTAGTGGCTTAAAAGGGGACTTTGGCACTATTTTGAGAGGCTAGTCATGTGAACAAAGCAATCCAtcaattatctatacccgctgaTTCTTTTTCCAAACTTAtaaattatagcactttttatatagcACATATTACTGTTCTGCAAATGAAAGTAATCATGTTTAGTACTGTGTCGCATATCCTTCAGAAAGACTGGTTGAAGTATGTgatccatagacatcaccagaatTATGTTCTcttgtgatgctctgccaggcctgtactgcagccatcttcagctcctgcttgttctggggctagttgccttaagtgttctgttcagcatatgaaatgcatgttctattggattcagatcaggtgacaTGGCCAGACAAAAGTTTTCcactttttttaactttagcagtatgtttgggatcactgtcttgctATAGACTGAAGCGCCATCCAACTAGCTTGGAGGCATTTACTTGAagttgagcagataagatgcttctgtacattaCAGGATACATTCTGCTgttgctatcagcagttacgcCATCACAGAAGACAAGTTGACCAGAACCTATGGCAGCAAAACATGCTctaaccataacacccccaccaccatgtttcacagatgaaatggggggggggtgcgttgCATCTTGGGCGGTTCCTTATGGTCAGACTTTCTTCTTGCCATCACTCTAATACAAGTAAACCTTGGTCTTATCTGTCCACAAGGCCTTTTACCAGAACTCAGCATGCTTTTTGTACAGTAGATACTTCTTAGCAAAATGTAACCTGCCcattctgtttttgcagctaactagtggtttgcctCTATAGATaagtggactgcatttatatagcgcttttatccaaagcgctttacaatttatgcctctcatttgccagagcagttaggggttaggggttaggtgtcttgctcaaggacacttcgacatgcccagggcggggtttaaACCGGCAACCATCCgtctgccagacaatcggtcttacctcctgagctatgtcacccctataAAGTTTGCCTCTATAGCTTCTGCAGTTCTTTTTGTGAAGTTTTCTGCAGACTGTAGActctgacacatccacgcctgcctcctgaagagtgtttctgacctGTCAGACAGATGTTTGGGGGGTTTTCTGCATTATAGTTAGAATTAATCAATCAGCAACTATTGAGATCTTCCATGGTccaccaggccctttgcgattactgacctcaccagtgctctctttcttcataatgatgttccaaacagttgattttggttagcctaaggtttggcctatgtctctttttttctcatttctcagccACGTAATTGCTTACTTGATTTTTATTGGCACATCTCTGGCAGTCCCTACAATGTTCTGACATGAAGATAACATTCAGTCAGTATCCAGGAAACTGGACAAATGTGAACATTCACCCTGTCACTCCTAAGGTTCTGGGAATGTTCCAACTACCAAAAAATTGCTTGCTGGTTAAACAGTGGTGCCTTGAGATGGAGCAGAGATCCCAAAGGACTTAGTCTTGTCCAGCTGTTAAAAGCAGTTCTGCCGTGGTTGTGTGCAGTTACAGCACATTTGACGACCAGCCCTAGGAGATACCAATATAGAACTGAAGTGAAAAACAGACGGTGCCTTCATCTgtacacagagcagcagcacagtctcAAACAATCGCTGCACCAACTTGAATATATGTTTTCCATAGCTTCCATGTCTCTTTTtcatgtcattttgttttgccCATCTACTGCCAGGGTAAATGTGTAGCTCTAAAAGCCACTTTCTGGAGATCCCTGTGACCTTCTGACAGTAAATCACAGACAAGCTGTGGGCCTCTGGGACCACATGGGCCAAAATTCCTTCAGAGGGGCCTGAGAGAGAAGGGAACCAGCTTCTTATTTCAATACCGGACACAGGGAATGTTCCGCTCCCCtcctcagtttttttctttttttgtatttatatatttattttttgcagggGAACACCTGGACACATAGCATTCATTCATTGAGAATTCTTTGCTCAACCTCCCCCGCTATTATCCAATAAAGTGGCACATTACTGTCATTCCATGACCCAGTCCCCATCAAAATAATGCCTGAAAAGCATGAAGCACTAAAAGTATTGAAACTTTACAAATGTCAGCAACAGCATTAATAAAATATCCTGCACCTGAGTCTTTTTTAGGTAAGAGGAGATTAAATGATTCAAATGTTTCAGCACATAGCATTGATCATTGAAATGACCATAGTCTGTTGGCAGTCTTACATATATGactataaaatgtcatcacaggTATACAAGCTAATTAGTTAGGGACTACCAATCAAAGCTTCAAGTAGGCTGTTAGCAAGTACATAATTTATGGCAGTAAATTCAAATGAGCAATATTTTCACCTATCAGCACTATTGTAATAACAGCTTTTTGAAGTAAATTGAAATACACTTGGGGGAGGGTTTTGAGGGTTCTTCtccaaaaaaagcatgttttcattttatttgcagcAAAACTCTGTGCAACCTATGAACATCGGACACTAGTTGTTAAAACATAATTATATGAGAAAAATTTGATGTTTATAGCTTGTTCTTTTTAATAGCAGCTTCACATGAGCTTGAACTGACAAGTCACTTATTCTCATTCATATAATTTAGTGTGTATTACTTTTTCTTAGATATCCACTACATAAGATGATAGATGTTCAGAATGTGATAGAAGTAAATGATGCTGTGcagtataaaaatgaaatatcagtTATGTTTCACAGATAGAATTTTTTATACAGAGTTATGCTTTTATACTCAATCTAATATAAATGATAACAACCTGTCTGGAATCTTCTAGTGGAACAGACCAACACTAACTGTAGCTAATTTACAAATACCATGGCAAACATTGTGGCCCAGTCTATATGGAAGGGCATTCCAACAGTATAGAGATGCCACTATACAGATCTAATTTTTGTGCTGCTGCACTCAGACCCATGGTGGATCAGTGCATTGCTGATGTACTGTACTATTCTGGTAATCACTGGTCATgtgcagtttttattattattttctatttagtCACATCATTAAAATTTGAGCTTAACTCTACCAATGATTCTGCTGTGCTGAGTGGTCATATGTCCAGGCCAAATGGGAGAAACGGTATACAATTTCAACAATTCAATCTATAGAGACCATGGTACAGTAATGTACGATGTTCGCGCATAAAtactttaaaacaaaatctatGCCTGAGTTACCAAGGTATTTTAATGAAGGGTATAACACGAACATGCAGCTTCACAGCTGTGGGTGGCTTTTCTAATAAGAGATTCTTTATTTTCATGCATCCATTGTTTACGTGGTGCAATGTAATAGTTATTTTCTTGCAGAAGTATTTTTTATACTATGTGAATAAGAACAGACTCTCATTTGTGAACAAATCTAATGTAGAAATGGCCCTTTTAATGTATAGACTTTTTTGGTTTACAATATTATTAGTAATGTTGAAATAACATTGGTATGAAATCCATTCTTCATAATCAAACCATGGTGAGATGTTCATAAACAAAATACTTATTAACCCAATGCATTGCACTGCTACTAGTCGAGCTGAGCTGTATGTTGCATGCCCCATGGATAAAAGTCTTAGGCTAACTcagatgaaaaattaaaaaccttCCAAGGGCCAACAAGACAAAACATTGACAAAGCAATTCTAATGCTAAACTAATTATTAGCATGACAGTTCAAACCAATACAGTGAGCAATCCATATTGTACCAGTAAACTCAGTTATTCTCCTTTGTGTCTCTTTATGGAAAGGCCTGACTGCAGTGGGGGATTTTTGAAAGAGTCAAATCCAATGCAATGCAAGCCACAGAGTGGCACTGCTGCAGCTTGACTAATCCATCATGTGGATATTGATGAGACTATCCATCACTGGGACTGCAGGGCACCACAGGTGAGATTCTCAGTGTGAAAGGTCACACTAACCCATCTGGACTTAttcaaaatggaagaaaatcttTGTCAAATGGTCCGTTGCTGTCTCCATGTGGATTTTATTCTTaaaattttgtgaaaatgacaaaaattaaaatctatCAAGGAGTTTGTGTCACTGTAAGGACTATTTAATATGGACCATCTCAAGAAGATGTGACCACACTGGACACATGCAGTGAAGAGAATGATAAAAGAAAAGAGCAAGAAAAATGTGATTGCTTGATAAAGAAAGGGTAAAGGGAGAAAATCCATAACACTGAATGTTTTGCCCGGGTAAGGCATGTGCCATTTGATGTGAAAAGGAATTGGCTAACATACGACTATATGACGAGATAAACTAGAGAAAAAACAACTCTACTGTTAGACCTTCCTaatccaaaacaataaaatcaaagaCAACCTGTTCTCTGCCATGGAATTATGCATTCAATCTCTTTGCAGAAGGCTATGTGCATCAAGTACTGAAACAGCGACTGAACAGATAGCCCTCTTTTAAACAAAGTTTTGGTTTGCCATCAGATAGAAAAAGTATGCAATCACAATAATCTGTTCCTTCTCAGACCATAATCCTGACGCAGATtcatggtgtttttttgttttttttgcaggacaAACACGAGAGAGCTCATTTAATGCATACTGATGGAGGTGGTTCAATATTAACACacatagatttattttaaataagtgtAGAGCTGACAGCCAACTTTTTCAATACTGTAAAAATGGAATTTGCTAATTAGCCAAACTAAAATTAGTTAATGTTGTGTGAACAGCATTCTTTTATCTCCAGCATTCTGTCATCATGTTATTCATTATTGATATTGTTCATTATGCACTCTCTCATATACTCCATATCTGACTTTGCAGCACTTAAAGGTaaacagtgtagtataatggttaagaaTCTGgatttgtaacctaaaggtttctggtttgattcccaggtaggatacTACCATTGTGCCctagagcaaggtacttaatctgcactgcttcagtatatatcagctatataaatggatactacaCAAAAGCTGTGTTTTAGTCATACTGGCTAAGTGTCTGCAAATGCCCTTAATGTAATCAGTCAaaacatatacaatatattaaaTGTTTGAAGACATAAGCACTGAATGGCATTACACTGTATATTAGATTTTGTCAGCATCAAATCAGACTGTTAATTGATCAAATATGCTCCACTTCCAACGTTATGGTGCAGTTGGAGTAGGAACAAAATGTTTCCAGTGGCTATCCTACAAATTCCGTGTCGTGCTAATCTTAcagattcaaaaacaaaaatgaaaaacagaagtaCTCACTCTGGTGTGTTGATCCAGATTATGTCCAGATGACAGTAATACACGCATTCCTTGTCTTTGTAAGTGTAGCACGTACAGCGCTTGGACCTCCTCCGCGGCTTTGACGTCTCACACAGTTCGCAGTAAGAGTCCTCGCCAATGGGGGGCTCAGGCGAGCCTACTGGCTGCACGGTGGAGTGTGTGGAGGAGAGTTTATCAAATTGAGTCGCCTCAAGTCTGCTTGCTTGGTTTGCTTCTTTGCTGACAGCCGAAGAACCTTAAAAGTGACCGTTTACATGTTGttacatgcaaataaattaGGCAACCACAagaacagcaataataataataataattatcataagatgatgaagaagaagaagaagatgataaTGAAGAATAAAGGTTAGAAGAAAATACTGGATGTACGAAGCACTTCTCATGTAACAAAAGTGATGTGCAAAGTAAAAGTTGTACGAAATGAATACGATATAGTGTAAAAATGTAACGATAAATGGAAAGATAAAATCAAAATAGGAACATATGACaaagaaatattaaatcagggataaaactaaattgaaatacattattcatcAGAGGTCTACCAACAACACATTTCCCAAAAGAATCTTTGAAAAGGCAGAATTTCATttcttaaatgtaaatatacacaaCAATGCAGATTACTAGAAACAACTTCGAGGGTTTAACTGGCCAGTAGAATTTAGTGGGACAAAGCGATCATGTGGATATGTCTGGGATAGACAAACAATACTTTTTGGACTAATGCGCTcagtataaaatacaaaattaatgaCGTAATACCTCATAAAAGTATTTATCTTCTTGCCAACATCTTAACACGGCTTAATATCTTTCTTTCACCATATATTAATCTGTAGATCACCTCCAGCACTAAACTCGTTTTGACTATTTATGCATATAAGCCTACTTTACAACGCCATAGCCACGGTTCACTTACATTTTCAGTACACGCTATTATTATGTATGTTACAGTTTACGTGTGTGCCTGCACACGCGTCtgtattgttaaaaatgtttcttcatGGAGACAGATTGAAATACATGTAAGTCACTTTGCGCCAGTCAATATGTTTACAGCATATACCTGCATGCTCACCGAC
This window contains:
- the LOC135237889 gene encoding endothelin-3 isoform X2, encoding MANVSFMDLGILLLIGLMVTFAKGSSAVSKEANQASRLEATQFDKLSSTHSTVQPVGSPEPPIGEDSYCELCETSKPRRRSKRCTCYTYKDKECVYYCHLDIIWINTPERTVPYGMSSYRGSQRVRRSAEGGASRLRGAGSQRCVCAVQVDLECSSFCMARQSSP